From a region of the Corallococcus coralloides DSM 2259 genome:
- a CDS encoding sigma-70 family RNA polymerase sigma factor: MASGLGAEELRELYERFAPVVHRRALALLGRDADAWDIVQEVFERMLTAGARFRREARPMTYVYRVTTNLCLNALRSRQLREPALLEAPEAAALTPSQWEAADFIRHLVGRMGERELEVATLHFFDGLTQEEIAGMLDVSRKTIVRDLDSIRKKAAELGRLPEALEAERG; encoded by the coding sequence ATGGCGAGCGGGCTCGGTGCGGAGGAGCTCAGGGAGCTCTACGAGCGCTTCGCGCCCGTGGTGCACCGTCGCGCGCTCGCGCTGCTGGGACGCGATGCCGACGCCTGGGACATCGTCCAGGAGGTCTTCGAGCGCATGTTGACGGCTGGCGCGCGGTTCCGACGGGAGGCCCGTCCCATGACGTACGTGTACCGCGTCACCACCAACCTGTGCCTCAACGCGCTGCGCTCGCGCCAGCTGCGGGAGCCGGCGCTCCTGGAGGCGCCGGAGGCCGCGGCGCTGACCCCCAGCCAGTGGGAGGCCGCGGACTTCATCCGCCACCTCGTGGGGCGGATGGGCGAGCGCGAGCTGGAGGTGGCCACGCTGCACTTCTTCGACGGGCTGACCCAGGAGGAGATCGCCGGGATGCTGGACGTGTCGCGAAAGACCATCGTCCGCGACCTGGACTCCATCCGGAAGAAGGCGGCGGAGCTGGGGCGGCTGCCGGAAGCGTTGGAGGCGGAGCGTGGCTGA
- a CDS encoding MFS transporter, whose amino-acid sequence MKGTFHSLRGYNYRTWAAGALVSNVGTWMQRTAQDWLVLTQLTHNNATAVGVVMALQFAPPLLFLPLTGFAADHFDRRKLLLATQAALGALALGLGLLTLSGHIRLWHVDVFAFLLGCVTAFDAPARQTFVSELVGEEDLANAVALNATSFHAARMLGPAIAGVLISAVGSGWMFVLNAASFGAVLCSLSMLRVNELHVRDRTLRTVGGLMEGFVYVWKRPDLVAVLIMFFLIGTFGLNFPIFISTMSVRVFDQGASGYGLLTSIMAIGSVTGALLSARRAQPRIGLLVTGAAVFGAGLTLAALMPVYALFGVTLVIIGVSAQTFTTTANSLVQLSTEPSMRGRVLAILLAIALGGTPLGAPIVGWVADTFGPRQALGVGAAAGFVAALIGLRYRAKAAATSSPG is encoded by the coding sequence ATGAAGGGCACCTTCCATTCGCTGCGCGGCTACAACTACCGGACGTGGGCGGCCGGGGCGCTCGTATCCAACGTGGGCACGTGGATGCAGCGCACCGCCCAGGACTGGCTCGTCCTCACCCAGCTCACCCACAACAACGCCACGGCCGTGGGCGTGGTCATGGCGCTCCAGTTCGCGCCGCCGCTGTTGTTCCTTCCCCTGACGGGCTTCGCGGCGGATCACTTCGACCGGCGCAAGCTCCTGCTCGCCACGCAGGCGGCCCTGGGCGCGCTGGCGCTGGGCCTGGGGCTGCTCACGCTCTCCGGACACATCCGGCTGTGGCACGTGGACGTGTTCGCGTTCCTCCTGGGGTGCGTCACCGCGTTCGACGCTCCCGCGCGCCAGACGTTCGTATCGGAGCTGGTGGGCGAGGAGGACCTCGCCAACGCCGTGGCGCTCAACGCCACCTCGTTCCACGCCGCGCGCATGCTGGGCCCCGCCATCGCGGGGGTGCTCATCTCCGCCGTGGGCTCCGGGTGGATGTTCGTCCTCAACGCGGCCTCGTTCGGCGCCGTGCTCTGTTCGCTGAGCATGCTTCGCGTGAACGAGCTGCACGTGCGGGACCGGACGCTGCGGACGGTCGGAGGCCTGATGGAGGGCTTCGTCTACGTCTGGAAGCGGCCCGACCTGGTGGCGGTGCTGATCATGTTCTTCCTCATCGGCACCTTCGGGCTCAACTTCCCCATCTTCATCTCCACCATGTCCGTGCGCGTCTTCGACCAGGGCGCCAGCGGCTACGGGCTCCTCACGTCCATCATGGCCATCGGCTCGGTGACGGGCGCGCTGCTCTCCGCGCGTCGCGCGCAGCCGCGCATCGGCCTGCTGGTGACGGGGGCCGCGGTCTTCGGAGCGGGGCTCACGCTCGCGGCGCTGATGCCCGTCTATGCCCTCTTCGGCGTCACGCTCGTCATCATCGGCGTGTCCGCGCAGACCTTCACCACCACCGCGAACAGCCTGGTGCAGCTGTCCACCGAGCCGTCCATGCGCGGGCGCGTGCTCGCCATCCTCCTGGCCATCGCGCTGGGCGGCACGCCCCTGGGGGCCCCCATCGTCGGGTGGGTGGCGGACACGTTCGGTCCCCGCCAGGCCTTGGGCGTGGGCGCCGCGGCGGGCTTCGTCGCGGCGCTCATCGGGCTGCGCTACCGCGCGAAGGCGGCGGCTACTTCTTCTCCAGGATGA
- a CDS encoding SAM-dependent methyltransferase, with the protein MDVNELARVPGVNPQVPDAARIYDYTLGGTHNFEADRQAAEYMFSLLPSTRKWVRMLRACLQGAAKRLSAEGFTHWVDFASGLPTNDHVHGVLPPDVKVLYSDINPLTMAQARVLLGNDPRVRYLECDIRQAKSFLERPDVRDFLGGERKVALGANGITVFLKAEENRKFFRDLYDWAAPGSKLFTTFETKDPAKTTPQWEQFVGMFQKMGESFELFSLPEYLELCKPWTPGPGGVQTVSRFLGLPDDYITEEDRQGVGIEFYAVILEKK; encoded by the coding sequence ATGGATGTGAACGAGCTGGCCCGCGTGCCGGGCGTGAATCCCCAGGTTCCCGACGCGGCACGCATCTACGACTACACGCTGGGCGGCACCCACAACTTCGAAGCGGACCGGCAGGCGGCGGAGTACATGTTCTCGCTGCTGCCCTCCACGCGGAAGTGGGTGCGGATGCTGCGCGCGTGCCTCCAGGGCGCGGCGAAGCGGCTGTCCGCGGAGGGCTTCACGCACTGGGTGGACTTCGCGTCCGGCCTGCCCACCAACGACCACGTGCACGGGGTGCTGCCGCCGGACGTGAAGGTGCTGTACTCGGACATCAATCCGCTGACGATGGCGCAGGCGCGCGTGCTGTTGGGGAACGACCCGCGCGTGCGCTACCTGGAGTGTGACATCCGCCAGGCGAAGTCCTTCCTGGAGCGCCCGGACGTGCGCGACTTCCTGGGCGGCGAGCGCAAGGTGGCCCTGGGCGCCAACGGCATCACCGTGTTCCTCAAGGCGGAGGAGAACCGGAAGTTCTTCCGCGACCTCTACGACTGGGCCGCGCCGGGCTCCAAGCTCTTCACCACGTTCGAGACGAAGGACCCCGCGAAGACGACGCCCCAGTGGGAGCAGTTCGTGGGCATGTTCCAGAAGATGGGGGAGAGCTTCGAGCTGTTCTCCCTGCCGGAGTACCTGGAGCTCTGCAAGCCGTGGACGCCGGGCCCCGGGGGCGTGCAGACCGTGAGCCGGTTCCTGGGACTGCCGGACGACTACATCACCGAGGAGGACCGGCAGGGCGTGGGCATCGAGTTCTACGCCGTCATCCTGGAGAAGAAGTAG
- a CDS encoding ATP adenylyltransferase family protein — protein MNAALLSPAALWPRTLEVTRHALETGALQPIATEARTVPVAGTAFQVRVLGRVALKERKRPAPSHAEPFNPFANPEPDLVLGDVAPAHVCLLNKFNVVEHHLLLVTRAFESQDALLTHADFEALSTCLEGLDGLAFYNAGETAGASQRHKHLQLVPPLGPDRLRAPVEALFPVLPGPGRVVAAESLPFSHLLAGLGPWGAPGQGARMLAAYRLLRDALGLAERAPYNLLVTRDWMLLVPRARAEHLGVNVNALGFAGSLLVRTPEQFDAVAALGPLELLRQVAGVAP, from the coding sequence GTGAACGCCGCACTGCTTTCGCCCGCCGCCCTGTGGCCCCGCACGCTGGAGGTCACCCGCCACGCGCTGGAGACCGGGGCGCTCCAGCCCATCGCCACCGAAGCGCGCACGGTGCCGGTCGCGGGCACGGCGTTCCAGGTGCGCGTGCTGGGACGGGTGGCGCTCAAGGAGCGCAAGCGTCCGGCGCCTTCCCACGCCGAGCCGTTCAACCCGTTCGCGAACCCGGAGCCGGACCTGGTGCTGGGGGACGTGGCGCCCGCGCACGTGTGCCTGCTCAACAAGTTCAACGTCGTGGAGCACCACCTGCTCCTGGTGACGCGGGCCTTCGAGTCGCAGGACGCGCTGCTGACGCACGCGGACTTCGAAGCGCTCTCCACGTGCCTGGAGGGGCTGGACGGGCTGGCCTTCTACAACGCGGGCGAGACGGCCGGCGCCAGCCAGCGCCACAAGCACCTGCAGCTGGTGCCGCCCCTGGGGCCGGACCGCCTGCGCGCGCCCGTGGAGGCGCTCTTCCCCGTGCTGCCGGGACCGGGCCGCGTGGTGGCCGCGGAGTCGCTGCCGTTCTCGCACCTGCTGGCGGGCCTGGGGCCGTGGGGCGCGCCGGGGCAGGGCGCTCGGATGCTGGCGGCGTACCGGCTCCTGCGGGACGCGCTGGGGCTGGCCGAGCGCGCGCCGTACAACCTGCTCGTCACCCGGGACTGGATGCTGCTGGTGCCCCGCGCCAGGGCGGAGCACCTGGGCGTCAACGTCAACGCGCTGGGCTTCGCCGGGTCGCTGCTGGTGCGCACGCCCGAGCAGTTCGACGCGGTCGCCGCGCTGGGGCCGCTGGAATTGCTGCGCCAGGTCGCGGGCGTCGCTCCGTAG
- a CDS encoding DUF2378 family protein, protein MATAEKLVFPTIVEGLFVRGLSGKVPFALKEQLRKEGLDLDRPLQPAYSLDTWTRCVALTAKTLHPDQPDAVAWRMLGERMIDGYRDTMVGRALLGVLRLIGPKRMLMRAQHSFRSGNNYTEARITERGEREADMWLNEPGLLRYFKQGVMLATVRAASGPATQVDVVQFDDDSVTYRVSWGAPGS, encoded by the coding sequence ATGGCCACCGCCGAGAAGCTCGTATTCCCGACCATCGTCGAAGGACTCTTCGTCCGGGGACTTTCCGGGAAGGTGCCCTTCGCCCTCAAGGAGCAGTTGCGCAAGGAGGGGCTGGACCTGGACCGGCCCCTGCAGCCGGCGTACTCGCTGGACACGTGGACGCGCTGCGTGGCGCTGACGGCGAAGACGCTCCACCCGGACCAGCCGGACGCGGTGGCGTGGCGGATGCTCGGCGAGCGGATGATCGACGGCTACCGCGACACGATGGTGGGCCGGGCGCTGCTGGGCGTGCTGCGGCTCATCGGGCCCAAGCGGATGCTCATGCGCGCGCAGCACAGCTTCCGCAGCGGCAACAACTACACCGAGGCGCGCATCACCGAGCGCGGCGAGCGTGAGGCGGACATGTGGCTCAACGAGCCCGGCCTGCTGCGCTACTTCAAGCAGGGGGTGATGCTGGCCACGGTGCGCGCCGCCAGCGGTCCGGCCACGCAGGTGGACGTGGTCCAGTTCGACGACGACAGCGTCACGTACCGCGTGTCCTGGGGCGCTCCGGGCTCCTGA
- a CDS encoding FUSC family protein: protein MRHRLRRHLQSLLRVDPGRPALWAGIRAAVATALPLCLAFLTTVPQAGWAGLTGLLVTLADKGGSYRVRARVMGVVTVLGALVGVLAAPAGHTYVMDATLLLVGVTAANFARCYGETAGSVGGQLAVIFVVSLGAPAASPREALLRGAALLLGGLWAMALSLLLWPLRPYRPARRAVAQVYAGLAIAAEDLGRATRDGATAEAWTAGLMRHARIRPDIERARDVLAATRRGRPDESKRGEHLLVLVELVEPMVALLSALAEAMQVVGRDPHMHATRERVIKLCEAFGAMDQWVSRALLQERNEGMRGPPRLALRPRRRQPARMAAPPVRQSAEGPLSTHVAALLDRLREYAGVAHETASGLLFGDPVSARGKGTVGGPRQAPGFSLWRPIRDHLHPDSVVLRHALRTGMVATAALGLTRALQVGDAHWVSLVVISILQPYAGSTEERVLQRTLGTLVGASLAALIATLVHTPPMMIGVISVLTAISVALLPLNFGAFQVLLTPDYLLMATLSSGDWTVASQRSLGVLIAGALALVGSWTLWPSPERRRFPDAAASALRADGKYLQQLVTHRSGTEPAVNEERRLLDQALLEAESSFQRLMTEYRGPPGHLEPGMALLTYARRFALAVTALGTGRFEGRTTSVLPQQLAQRASDSLELLARALQERREPPPLPALALPRSSDDPVLGALLERVPRQLGILHGAVARISEDPSLR, encoded by the coding sequence ATGCGCCATCGACTGCGGAGACACCTCCAGTCGCTCCTCCGGGTGGACCCCGGAAGACCGGCCCTGTGGGCGGGCATCCGGGCCGCCGTCGCCACCGCCCTGCCCCTGTGTCTCGCGTTCCTGACCACCGTGCCGCAGGCCGGCTGGGCGGGCCTCACGGGGCTGCTCGTCACGCTCGCGGACAAGGGCGGCTCCTACCGCGTGCGAGCGCGCGTCATGGGGGTGGTGACGGTGCTGGGGGCGCTGGTCGGAGTGCTCGCCGCGCCCGCGGGCCACACGTACGTGATGGACGCCACGCTGCTGCTCGTGGGCGTCACGGCGGCGAACTTCGCGCGCTGCTACGGCGAGACCGCGGGCTCCGTGGGAGGGCAGCTCGCCGTCATCTTCGTCGTGTCGCTGGGCGCACCCGCCGCCTCGCCGCGAGAGGCGCTGCTGCGAGGCGCGGCACTGCTGCTGGGCGGCCTGTGGGCGATGGCGCTGTCGCTGCTGCTGTGGCCACTCAGGCCCTATCGTCCCGCGCGCCGGGCGGTGGCGCAGGTGTACGCGGGGCTCGCGATCGCGGCGGAGGACCTGGGGAGGGCCACGCGGGACGGAGCCACGGCCGAGGCGTGGACGGCGGGGTTGATGCGCCACGCGCGGATCCGCCCGGACATCGAACGGGCGCGCGACGTGCTCGCGGCCACGCGGCGTGGGAGGCCGGACGAGTCCAAGCGCGGCGAGCACCTGCTGGTGCTGGTGGAGCTGGTGGAGCCCATGGTGGCGCTGCTCAGCGCGCTCGCGGAGGCGATGCAGGTGGTGGGACGCGACCCGCACATGCACGCGACGCGCGAGCGGGTGATCAAGCTGTGCGAGGCCTTCGGCGCGATGGACCAGTGGGTGTCGCGGGCGCTGCTGCAGGAGCGCAACGAGGGCATGCGCGGCCCCCCCCGGCTGGCGCTGAGGCCCCGTCGCCGGCAGCCCGCGAGGATGGCCGCGCCGCCGGTGCGGCAGAGCGCGGAGGGGCCGCTGTCCACGCACGTCGCCGCGCTGCTGGACCGGCTGCGCGAGTACGCGGGCGTGGCGCACGAGACGGCGTCGGGCCTGCTCTTCGGAGACCCGGTGTCGGCGCGAGGCAAGGGCACGGTGGGCGGCCCCAGGCAGGCGCCGGGGTTCTCCCTGTGGCGCCCGATTCGCGACCACCTGCACCCGGACTCGGTGGTGCTGCGGCACGCGCTGCGCACGGGGATGGTGGCCACGGCGGCGCTGGGGCTGACGCGGGCGTTGCAGGTGGGCGACGCGCACTGGGTGAGCCTCGTGGTCATCTCCATCCTCCAGCCCTACGCGGGCAGCACGGAGGAGCGCGTGCTCCAGCGCACGCTGGGGACGCTCGTGGGCGCGAGCCTGGCGGCGCTCATCGCGACGCTGGTGCACACGCCGCCCATGATGATTGGCGTCATCAGTGTGCTGACGGCCATCTCCGTGGCGCTGCTGCCGCTGAACTTCGGCGCGTTCCAGGTCCTGCTCACGCCGGACTATCTGTTGATGGCCACGCTCAGCTCCGGGGACTGGACGGTGGCGTCGCAGCGCTCGCTGGGCGTGCTCATCGCGGGGGCGCTGGCGCTGGTGGGCTCCTGGACGCTGTGGCCCAGCCCGGAGCGCCGCCGCTTCCCGGACGCGGCGGCCTCCGCCCTGCGCGCGGACGGGAAGTACCTGCAACAGCTCGTCACCCACCGCAGCGGCACGGAGCCCGCGGTGAACGAGGAGCGCCGCCTCCTGGACCAGGCGCTGCTGGAGGCGGAGTCGTCCTTCCAGCGCTTGATGACGGAGTACCGGGGCCCGCCCGGACACCTGGAGCCGGGCATGGCGCTGCTCACCTACGCGCGCAGGTTCGCGCTGGCGGTGACGGCGCTGGGCACGGGGCGCTTCGAGGGAAGGACCACATCGGTGCTGCCGCAGCAGCTGGCGCAGCGGGCCAGTGACAGCCTGGAGCTGCTCGCCCGCGCACTGCAGGAGCGGCGCGAGCCCCCGCCCCTGCCCGCCCTGGCACTGCCGCGCAGCAGCGACGACCCCGTGCTGGGCGCGCTGCTGGAGCGCGTGCCCCGGCAGCTGGGCATCCTGCACGGCGCGGTGGCCCGGATCAGCGAGGACCCGTCGCTGCGCTGA
- a CDS encoding glycoside hydrolase family 2 TIM barrel-domain containing protein — protein sequence MATARPVAAGLLLMAALLLPMEAVEARTAIVKAGEGWKLEVDGQPYVVKGVTFSGTGGPANFDRDCEQLKTLGVNTLRTWGTGDETTALLDAARKHGLRVLVGLWLRPGRPGMENDDAFDYVRDAKGREAQLQATVAQVRRFKDHPAVLAWGVGNEVILNSPDEPSKVAYARFLEKVVRAVKKADPSHPVLSVDAWTLGIPLWEKYVPSLDAYGLNVYGRGIHALAAAVKQAGGRKPWFITEFGAQGEWEVPKDARGVPQEPGDGEKYDVIVDGWRNALAPHVQTGRCLGLFVFNYSAAVDHTGLWLGMLSGTSTRPAWHAVREAYTGVKPSPALPVPVRLEVRGVEKGWANVAFDVTSATPLEVSFAYNFRGAPTRVERDRVTVLESRTGSTPGTWRVRLPAVAGAIKLYGLAKDGAGNLVAATTSVVTPATP from the coding sequence ATGGCTACCGCCCGTCCCGTCGCCGCTGGTTTGCTGTTGATGGCCGCGCTCCTGCTCCCCATGGAGGCCGTGGAGGCTCGCACCGCCATCGTGAAGGCAGGGGAGGGCTGGAAGCTGGAGGTGGACGGCCAGCCCTACGTGGTGAAGGGCGTCACCTTCAGTGGCACGGGTGGGCCCGCGAACTTCGACAGGGATTGCGAGCAACTCAAGACCCTGGGCGTCAACACGCTGCGCACCTGGGGCACGGGCGATGAAACGACCGCGCTGCTCGATGCCGCGCGGAAGCATGGCCTGCGTGTGCTCGTGGGACTGTGGCTGCGGCCGGGCCGCCCGGGCATGGAGAATGACGACGCCTTTGACTACGTGCGCGACGCGAAGGGTCGTGAGGCGCAGCTCCAGGCCACGGTCGCGCAGGTGCGCCGCTTCAAGGACCACCCGGCGGTGCTCGCTTGGGGCGTGGGCAACGAGGTCATCCTCAATTCGCCGGATGAACCATCGAAGGTCGCCTACGCGCGCTTCCTGGAGAAGGTCGTCCGCGCGGTGAAGAAGGCGGACCCCTCGCACCCGGTGCTGTCCGTGGATGCTTGGACGCTGGGCATCCCGCTCTGGGAGAAGTACGTCCCCTCGCTGGATGCGTATGGCTTGAACGTCTACGGCCGGGGCATCCATGCGCTGGCGGCCGCGGTGAAGCAGGCCGGTGGCCGCAAGCCCTGGTTCATCACCGAGTTCGGTGCCCAAGGGGAATGGGAAGTCCCCAAGGACGCTCGCGGCGTGCCCCAGGAGCCGGGCGATGGCGAGAAGTACGACGTCATCGTGGACGGCTGGCGCAACGCTCTGGCTCCACACGTCCAGACGGGCCGGTGTCTGGGATTGTTCGTGTTCAACTACAGCGCGGCGGTCGACCACACCGGGCTGTGGCTGGGGATGCTGTCCGGTACATCCACGCGTCCGGCGTGGCACGCGGTGCGGGAGGCGTACACGGGCGTGAAGCCATCGCCCGCGCTGCCCGTGCCGGTGCGTCTGGAAGTCCGGGGCGTGGAGAAAGGCTGGGCGAACGTTGCCTTTGATGTCACCTCCGCCACGCCGCTGGAGGTCTCCTTCGCCTACAACTTCCGGGGCGCGCCGACCCGGGTAGAGCGTGACCGCGTGACGGTGCTGGAGTCCCGGACGGGGAGCACTCCAGGTACGTGGCGGGTGCGCCTGCCCGCCGTGGCAGGCGCCATCAAGCTGTATGGCCTGGCGAAGGACGGAGCGGGAAACCTGGTCGCGGCCACGACGTCCGTGGTGACTCCAGCGACTCCTTGA
- a CDS encoding pseudouridine synthase: MGPHALARRAAEALQATLREGFIAPGLPSSILQGPDGGKMFGVLVVRQPDGTPGTLRAFSAMLAGRWDVPGFVPPVFDREARARVEPVADATVKALLARTEAWSTSEELHRLREDDDARQSREATEREAMRLRHDARRRQRHERRAAILAMSALTETERAQALHALDQESRGDKAEKRRWDAAQEEARRLLAPARAKAERRVRALDRLRRIVSRGFMKQFHDTYAITNARGETRPLRSLYGGAEPPSGAGDCAGAKLLAHAFAHGLQPVALAEFWWGTPPASGGRIQGAFYPACRDKCGPLLPFMLEGLEVSAPRVFVPPPAPTPELSILFEDAWLVVIDKPCGLLSVPGRDASLLDSVLTRLRTRYPHATGPLLAHRLDLDTSGLLVAALDSRTHASLQRQFLHRDVAKRYVALIDGPVHGDAGTITLPLRVDLDDRPRQIVDPLHGKPAVTDWEVLHRAASHTRVAFHPRTGRTHQLRVHAAHPQGLGAPIVGDPLYGHAGLRLHLHAETLSFVHPATGQRVSFTRAAPF, from the coding sequence ATGGGCCCGCACGCCCTCGCGCGCCGGGCCGCGGAGGCGCTGCAGGCCACGCTCCGCGAGGGTTTCATCGCGCCCGGGCTCCCGAGTTCCATCCTCCAGGGGCCGGACGGCGGGAAGATGTTCGGCGTGCTCGTGGTGCGGCAGCCGGATGGAACGCCAGGCACCCTGCGAGCCTTCTCCGCGATGCTCGCGGGACGCTGGGACGTGCCGGGCTTCGTGCCCCCCGTGTTCGACCGCGAGGCTCGGGCCCGCGTGGAGCCGGTGGCCGACGCCACGGTGAAGGCCCTGCTCGCGCGCACCGAAGCCTGGAGCACCTCCGAGGAACTGCATCGCCTGCGAGAGGACGATGACGCCCGCCAGTCGCGCGAGGCCACGGAGCGCGAAGCCATGCGCCTGCGCCACGACGCCCGGCGCCGCCAGCGCCATGAGCGACGAGCAGCCATTCTCGCCATGTCCGCGCTCACGGAGACAGAACGCGCCCAGGCACTGCACGCGCTCGACCAGGAGAGCCGCGGTGACAAGGCAGAGAAGCGCCGTTGGGACGCGGCCCAGGAAGAGGCCCGGCGCCTGCTCGCCCCCGCGCGCGCGAAGGCGGAACGTCGCGTGCGCGCGCTGGACCGCCTGCGCCGCATCGTCTCACGCGGCTTCATGAAGCAGTTCCACGACACCTACGCCATCACCAACGCCCGAGGCGAAACCCGCCCCCTGCGCTCGCTCTACGGCGGCGCGGAGCCTCCGTCCGGTGCCGGCGACTGCGCGGGCGCGAAGCTGCTCGCCCATGCCTTCGCGCACGGACTCCAGCCGGTGGCGCTCGCGGAGTTCTGGTGGGGCACGCCTCCCGCGTCCGGGGGCCGCATCCAGGGCGCCTTCTATCCCGCGTGCCGCGACAAATGCGGCCCCCTGCTCCCGTTCATGCTGGAGGGCCTGGAGGTCTCCGCGCCCCGCGTCTTCGTTCCTCCTCCAGCGCCCACGCCGGAACTCTCCATCCTCTTCGAGGACGCGTGGCTCGTCGTCATCGACAAACCCTGTGGCCTGCTGTCCGTGCCGGGCCGGGATGCCTCCCTCCTGGACTCGGTGCTCACCCGCCTGCGCACGCGATATCCCCACGCCACGGGGCCGCTGCTCGCGCACCGGCTGGACCTGGACACGTCCGGGTTGCTCGTCGCCGCGCTGGACAGCCGCACGCACGCGTCCCTGCAACGCCAGTTCCTCCACCGCGACGTGGCCAAGCGCTACGTGGCGCTCATCGACGGCCCCGTGCACGGCGACGCGGGCACCATCACCCTGCCCTTGCGCGTGGACCTGGACGACCGTCCCCGGCAGATCGTCGACCCCCTCCACGGAAAGCCCGCGGTCACCGACTGGGAGGTCCTCCACCGCGCAGCGAGCCACACGCGCGTGGCCTTCCATCCACGCACCGGCCGCACGCACCAACTCCGCGTCCACGCTGCGCATCCGCAGGGCCTGGGCGCGCCCATCGTGGGAGATCCGCTGTACGGGCACGCGGGCCTGCGCCTGCACCTGCACGCCGAAACGCTGTCCTTCGTGCATCCGGCGACGGGGCAGCGCGTGTCCTTCACCCGCGCCGCCCCGTTCTGA
- a CDS encoding NADP-dependent oxidoreductase — MKAVVLKGYGDVDVLAVQEMPEPKVGPGEVKVRVTAASINPVDWKIRRGDLKGGLDLKFPAILGRDVAGEVVEVGTGVEAFEPGDRVMGLVNAGYAETVVAPTEAWAKVPDTLDLRDAAALPLVTLTGTQLIEEHVRPSQGETVLITGALGAVGRSAVFAARARGARIWAGVRKKQVEEAQNLGVDGVVALDDPKDIARLPTLDAVADTVGGEAVAAVLGKVKHGGTVGTVLGEPKGAKEKGLTVRSFMAHPDAHRLEQIAVSAAKGDLVIPISRTFKLDDAREAQKVAEQGGVGKVLLVN, encoded by the coding sequence ATGAAAGCGGTCGTGCTCAAAGGCTATGGGGACGTGGATGTGCTCGCGGTGCAGGAGATGCCCGAGCCGAAGGTGGGGCCGGGCGAGGTGAAGGTCCGCGTCACCGCCGCGAGTATCAACCCGGTGGACTGGAAGATCCGCCGCGGGGACCTGAAGGGGGGCCTGGACCTGAAGTTCCCCGCCATCCTCGGTCGTGACGTGGCCGGTGAGGTCGTGGAGGTCGGCACGGGCGTGGAGGCCTTCGAGCCGGGCGACCGCGTGATGGGTCTGGTGAACGCCGGCTACGCGGAGACGGTGGTCGCGCCCACGGAAGCCTGGGCGAAGGTGCCCGACACCCTGGACCTGCGGGACGCCGCCGCGCTGCCGTTGGTGACGCTGACGGGCACGCAGCTCATCGAGGAGCACGTGCGGCCCTCGCAGGGGGAGACGGTGCTCATCACGGGCGCGCTGGGCGCGGTGGGGCGCTCGGCCGTCTTCGCGGCGCGGGCGCGGGGCGCGCGCATCTGGGCGGGCGTGCGCAAGAAGCAGGTGGAGGAGGCCCAGAATCTGGGCGTGGATGGCGTCGTCGCGCTGGATGATCCGAAGGACATCGCGAGGCTGCCCACGCTCGACGCGGTGGCGGACACGGTGGGCGGTGAGGCCGTGGCGGCGGTGCTCGGCAAGGTGAAGCACGGCGGGACCGTGGGCACCGTGCTGGGGGAGCCGAAGGGCGCGAAGGAGAAGGGACTCACCGTGCGCAGCTTCATGGCCCATCCGGATGCGCACAGGCTCGAGCAGATCGCGGTGAGCGCGGCGAAGGGGGACCTGGTGATTCCCATCAGCCGGACCTTCAAGCTGGACGACGCGCGCGAGGCCCAGAAGGTCGCGGAGCAGGGCGGCGTGGGCAAGGTGCTGCTCGTCAACTGA